Proteins encoded by one window of Microcoleus sp. FACHB-68:
- a CDS encoding YqaE/Pmp3 family membrane protein, which produces MFLPSLGVLLELRGGRNFCLKNILSTVCGYFPGRIHHLGIVGKN; this is translated from the coding sequence ATTTTTCTTCCCTCTCTTGGCGTGTTGTTGGAATTGAGGGGAGGTAGAAATTTTTGTTTAAAAAATATCCTTTCGACTGTTTGCGGTTACTTCCCTGGACGGATTCATCATTTGGGAATCGTTGGTAAAAATTAA
- a CDS encoding S-(hydroxymethyl)glutathione dehydrogenase/class III alcohol dehydrogenase, whose amino-acid sequence MDVKAAVAFEAGKPLSLETVKLEPPKAGEVLVEIKASGICHTDAYTLSGADPEGLFPAILGHEGAGVVVEVGKNVTSLKPGDHVIPLYTPECRQCEYCLSRKTNLCQAIRLTQGKGLMPDGSSRFSLDGQMLHHYMGTSTFANYTVLPEIAVAKIREDAPFEKVCYIGCGVTTGIGAVIYTAKVEPGSKVIVFGLGGIGLNVIQGAKMVGADMIVGVDLNPEKRAIAEKFGMTHFVNPKEVEGDLVPCLVDLTKGGADYTFECIGNVKVMRQALECCHKGWGVSVIIGVAGAGQEISTRPFQLVTGRVWKGSAFGGARGRTDVPKIVDWYMEGKINIDDLITHVMPVDKINEGFELMHKGESIRSVVTFS is encoded by the coding sequence ATGGATGTAAAAGCAGCAGTCGCCTTTGAAGCCGGTAAGCCTTTAAGCCTGGAAACCGTTAAACTAGAACCTCCCAAAGCTGGGGAAGTGCTCGTTGAAATCAAAGCCAGCGGCATCTGCCACACCGACGCATACACCCTCTCCGGTGCCGATCCTGAGGGGCTGTTTCCGGCGATTTTGGGACATGAGGGGGCGGGAGTTGTGGTGGAGGTGGGGAAAAATGTCACCAGTCTTAAACCGGGGGATCACGTCATTCCCCTCTATACCCCAGAGTGCCGGCAATGTGAATATTGTTTAAGTAGAAAAACAAATCTTTGTCAAGCGATTCGTTTAACCCAAGGCAAAGGGTTAATGCCGGATGGCAGCAGCCGGTTTTCTCTGGACGGACAGATGTTGCATCACTACATGGGAACATCGACCTTTGCTAACTATACCGTTTTGCCAGAAATCGCGGTAGCAAAAATTCGAGAAGACGCGCCTTTTGAGAAGGTTTGTTACATTGGCTGCGGCGTAACAACCGGCATTGGTGCAGTTATTTATACAGCCAAAGTAGAACCGGGATCGAAAGTCATTGTTTTTGGATTGGGTGGCATTGGTTTAAATGTCATTCAAGGCGCAAAAATGGTGGGTGCAGATATGATTGTGGGCGTTGATCTCAATCCTGAAAAACGTGCAATTGCTGAAAAATTCGGCATGACTCACTTTGTCAATCCCAAAGAAGTTGAGGGAGATTTAGTTCCCTGTTTGGTTGATTTAACTAAAGGCGGCGCGGATTACACGTTTGAGTGTATCGGCAATGTTAAAGTCATGCGGCAAGCTTTGGAATGCTGCCATAAAGGTTGGGGCGTGAGTGTGATTATTGGCGTTGCCGGTGCCGGCCAAGAAATTAGCACTCGTCCTTTTCAGTTAGTAACCGGGCGCGTTTGGAAAGGTTCGGCTTTTGGCGGTGCCAGAGGTCGCACGGATGTGCCTAAAATTGTTGACTGGTACATGGAAGGCAAAATTAATATTGATGACTTGATTACCCATGTCATGCCGGTTGATAAAATTAATGAAGGCTTTGAGTTGATGCACAAAGGTGAATCAATTCGCAGTGTTGTTACTTTCTCCTAA
- a CDS encoding Dps family protein, which produces MRNTPQPNLDINIGIDPESRQEIAAGLSRVLADTYTLYLKTHNFYWNVTGPMLPPLLQMFETQYSELATAVDEIAGRIRALGFPVPGTYREFARLSMIPATEGVPSAEHMMRELLEGNEAVVRTARSAVAMVERGYDESTLDLLTKRMQVHEKNAWMLRSMLTE; this is translated from the coding sequence CTGAGGAATACGCCCCAACCAAATCTTGATATTAATATCGGAATTGACCCTGAAAGTCGCCAAGAAATTGCCGCCGGCTTATCGCGTGTTTTGGCCGACACCTACACCCTTTATCTAAAAACCCATAACTTTTACTGGAACGTCACCGGGCCGATGTTGCCACCCCTGCTTCAGATGTTTGAGACGCAATATAGCGAACTCGCCACAGCAGTCGATGAAATTGCAGGGCGAATTCGCGCCTTAGGCTTTCCTGTGCCCGGAACCTATCGAGAATTTGCTCGCCTCAGTATGATCCCCGCCACCGAAGGCGTCCCTTCTGCCGAACACATGATGCGTGAATTGCTAGAAGGGAATGAAGCAGTTGTGCGTACAGCCCGCTCGGCTGTAGCGATGGTGGAACGCGGCTATGATGAATCCACCCTTGACTTGCTAACCAAACGAATGCAAGTCCATGAAAAAAATGCTTGGATGCTGCGAAGTATGCTAACAGAGTGA
- a CDS encoding DUF2294 domain-containing protein — MSDDTQAPTRGQLERLLSQRIQALYRTHLEHKPSKIDCQINEDKIIIVLNDSFTKAEKLLAENGQEGLAEQVHAELDEVILPLLKALIEEVLEISVLDLLSNAKLKTGRSGTIALLASTPQFRAPASARSAD, encoded by the coding sequence ATGTCTGACGACACCCAAGCCCCTACGCGAGGACAGTTAGAACGCCTTCTTTCACAGCGCATTCAAGCTCTGTACCGCACTCACTTGGAACATAAGCCTAGTAAAATTGACTGTCAAATTAATGAAGACAAAATTATTATTGTTTTAAACGATTCTTTTACGAAGGCGGAAAAGTTATTGGCTGAAAACGGTCAGGAGGGATTAGCCGAGCAGGTACATGCGGAGTTAGATGAGGTAATTTTACCGCTGCTTAAAGCTTTAATAGAAGAAGTTCTAGAAATTTCTGTACTCGACTTGCTGAGCAATGCAAAATTAAAAACAGGGCGCAGTGGAACCATTGCTTTGCTAGCTTCTACGCCCCAATTTCGCGCTCCCGCCTCTGCACGATCAGCCGATTAA
- a CDS encoding DUF2267 domain-containing protein, which yields MSDKLTTDPQKTTRHETKADVPAEHQSFLEKVMAGAGLEDIFDARDITEIVFRTMRDMMTTEASDRVASELHEEAEQTKDKALQNEVADLWKDTNPIVAFLSRVRPALEIKPETFIRRIREEGGLQGDVAPETAIKAVFSATKDELSPERIQEIANILPGEIRQMWDQA from the coding sequence ATGAGCGACAAATTGACGACCGATCCGCAAAAAACGACCAGGCACGAGACAAAAGCCGATGTGCCGGCAGAACATCAATCCTTCCTAGAAAAAGTAATGGCTGGGGCTGGTCTTGAAGATATCTTTGATGCCAGAGACATTACGGAAATTGTGTTCCGAACCATGCGCGACATGATGACAACCGAAGCCTCAGACCGAGTCGCCAGTGAACTGCACGAAGAGGCGGAGCAGACTAAAGATAAAGCGCTGCAAAACGAAGTCGCTGACCTCTGGAAAGATACCAACCCAATTGTCGCCTTCCTCAGCCGAGTTCGCCCTGCATTAGAAATCAAACCAGAGACTTTTATCCGTCGCATTCGTGAAGAAGGTGGCTTGCAAGGTGACGTAGCACCCGAAACCGCAATCAAGGCTGTCTTTTCCGCAACAAAAGACGAATTATCACCCGAAAGAATTCAAGAAATTGCCAACATTTTACCCGGTGAGATCCGGCAAATGTGGGATCAAGCTTAA
- a CDS encoding GlsB/YeaQ/YmgE family stress response membrane protein, which produces MMLLLLPIIGIVAGWLPSYFTKAHKFGLPANIALGVWGSIVGHLVFDLLGLSSYSLIGSLVVALAGAVAGQSLAILIEIA; this is translated from the coding sequence ATGATGTTACTGTTATTGCCGATTATTGGAATTGTTGCCGGCTGGCTGCCCAGCTATTTTACAAAAGCACACAAATTTGGTTTACCGGCCAACATCGCGCTAGGCGTGTGGGGTTCTATTGTAGGGCACCTGGTGTTCGATTTACTGGGGTTATCGTCCTACAGCCTCATCGGTTCTTTGGTGGTCGCTTTAGCCGGCGCAGTTGCCGGCCAATCCTTAGCAATTTTAATTGAAATCGCCTAA
- the cax gene encoding calcium/proton exchanger, which produces MSIKKIISYVLLIFVPVSIAAEYLHWGTLTVFITSALAIIPLAIWLSTATEEVAVVTGPSIGGLLNAVFGNATELIIALVALKAGLIDIVKASITGTIISNLLLVMGLSMLLGGLRFKEQEFQPIVARVSGSSMTLAVTAIVLPTTVIYTSSGVGEGAIRNLSITVAIVLIAVYALTLLFSLKTHSYLYDVGVAELEGETPSDSEGEAATHKPNLWLWVGVLVISTVAVAFESEIFVGVVEEATKGLGLTPLFTGVILLPLVGGAAEYVTAVSVAIKNNMDLSVSVAMGSSLLVALFVAPLLVLIGIAIGQPMDLNFNPFEVIAVAIAVAIANLISLDGRSNWLEGALLLATYIVLGAAFYFHPA; this is translated from the coding sequence ATGTCCATTAAGAAAATTATTTCTTACGTCCTGTTAATCTTCGTGCCGGTTTCAATTGCGGCTGAATATTTACACTGGGGAACGCTCACAGTCTTCATTACCTCAGCGTTAGCGATTATCCCCCTGGCGATATGGCTAAGCACAGCCACTGAAGAAGTCGCCGTTGTTACCGGCCCTTCAATTGGTGGATTGTTAAATGCAGTTTTTGGGAACGCCACTGAGCTAATTATTGCCTTAGTTGCCCTTAAAGCCGGCTTGATTGACATTGTTAAAGCCAGTATTACGGGAACGATTATCAGTAATTTGCTTTTAGTCATGGGGCTTTCCATGCTATTGGGTGGGTTGCGCTTTAAGGAACAAGAATTTCAACCCATTGTAGCGCGAGTTAGTGGTTCTTCTATGACGCTAGCTGTCACGGCTATTGTGTTGCCCACAACGGTGATTTATACGTCGTCTGGTGTCGGAGAAGGGGCAATTCGCAATCTCTCAATTACCGTGGCGATCGTGTTAATTGCGGTTTACGCTTTAACGTTGCTATTTTCATTAAAAACTCACAGCTATCTTTACGATGTGGGAGTCGCTGAATTAGAGGGAGAAACGCCAAGCGATTCTGAAGGAGAGGCAGCTACTCACAAGCCTAATTTGTGGCTTTGGGTTGGGGTTTTAGTGATTTCTACAGTAGCCGTTGCTTTCGAGTCAGAGATTTTTGTCGGAGTGGTGGAAGAAGCAACAAAAGGACTGGGATTAACCCCTCTTTTCACCGGCGTGATTCTTTTGCCTCTGGTTGGCGGTGCGGCAGAATATGTTACAGCCGTGAGCGTTGCCATCAAAAATAACATGGATCTCTCGGTTTCTGTGGCGATGGGATCAAGCTTGCTCGTGGCTTTATTTGTGGCTCCGCTTTTAGTGTTAATTGGAATTGCCATTGGTCAACCAATGGATTTAAATTTCAATCCGTTTGAGGTTATAGCTGTTGCGATTGCCGTTGCCATTGCTAATTTAATTAGTCTGGATGGACGCTCTAATTGGTTGGAGGGGGCACTGTTACTGGCTACCTACATTGTTTTAGGTGCGGCGTTCTATTTTCATCCTGCTTAA
- a CDS encoding response regulator, producing the protein MVLESVGTNTQQLLGTRPLVLTVDDDEDNLLLMSQIIELFNCAFMGAENAGTGMALAVTHLPDMILLDMLLPDADGIEFVYQLKANQHTKNIPIIAVTALAREEDRQRFLAAGCTDYISKPFMLDALEEILCRHISIAVLS; encoded by the coding sequence ATGGTACTAGAATCAGTCGGTACAAATACTCAGCAACTGCTTGGGACGCGTCCATTAGTTTTGACGGTGGATGACGACGAAGACAACTTGCTGCTAATGAGCCAAATTATTGAGCTGTTTAATTGCGCTTTTATGGGTGCAGAAAACGCTGGCACGGGTATGGCTTTAGCGGTAACTCACCTTCCCGATATGATTTTACTGGATATGCTGCTGCCAGATGCCGATGGCATCGAGTTTGTTTATCAACTTAAAGCCAATCAACACACAAAAAATATTCCAATTATTGCCGTCACCGCCTTAGCCAGAGAAGAAGATCGCCAGCGCTTTTTAGCAGCCGGCTGCACGGACTATATCAGCAAGCCTTTTATGCTGGATGCCTTAGAAGAAATTTTGTGCCGGCACATCTCGATAGCCGTTCTTTCTTAA
- a CDS encoding DUF3891 family protein, producing MIVNLVENGWEVIYHRAHALLAAQLAGQWKKSESPPRLYETIAAISHHDDLEREWEGNQLTEAGAPLDFTLDKKTSLPKLRELTTNSRYRGRWVAMLISMHTSFLNEGKRGESEELDQFLDEQLENQKKWRKELKITKKEAEEAYAFFQWCDRLSLILCMGNLPAGQRFLEISKGPDGERYDILERSDGLVTVKPWPFDAEKFTVNVEASSLNQIKFDSNDELKEALQTAPIKTLEWTFVKS from the coding sequence GTGATCGTTAACCTTGTTGAAAATGGTTGGGAAGTCATTTACCATCGCGCCCACGCTTTGTTAGCCGCTCAATTAGCGGGACAGTGGAAAAAATCCGAATCTCCCCCTCGCTTGTACGAAACAATTGCCGCTATTTCCCATCATGACGATCTTGAACGCGAATGGGAAGGCAACCAACTTACCGAAGCCGGTGCACCTTTAGACTTTACCCTCGATAAAAAAACGTCTCTTCCAAAACTGAGAGAACTCACAACAAATTCTCGATATCGGGGGCGGTGGGTGGCAATGCTAATTTCCATGCACACCAGCTTTTTAAATGAAGGCAAACGCGGCGAGTCAGAAGAACTCGATCAATTTCTTGATGAGCAACTAGAAAACCAAAAGAAATGGCGGAAAGAGTTAAAAATTACCAAAAAAGAAGCTGAAGAAGCTTATGCCTTTTTTCAATGGTGCGATCGTCTCTCCCTAATTCTTTGTATGGGTAACTTACCAGCCGGCCAGCGATTTCTAGAAATTAGTAAAGGGCCAGATGGAGAGCGCTACGATATTTTGGAAAGAAGTGATGGACTCGTTACTGTTAAACCCTGGCCTTTTGACGCAGAGAAATTTACCGTCAATGTTGAAGCGTCTTCCCTTAATCAAATAAAATTCGACAGTAACGACGAACTCAAAGAAGCCTTGCAAACAGCTCCAATTAAAACTTTAGAATGGACATTTGTGAAGTCATAA
- the fghA gene encoding S-formylglutathione hydrolase: MPASLNLISENLCFGGSVNFYSHESESCKGEMRFSIYLPPQAKSKPVPVLYFLSGLTCTEENFMAKAGAQKYAAEHGLMLVVPDTSPRNTGIPGEDDQYDLGSGAGFYLDATAEPWRDRYQMYSYVVRELPALIAENFPIKPDKQGIFGHSMGGHGALVCALRNPDLYKSVSAFAPIAAPINSEWGQKVFTHYLGNDRESWLAYDATQLVKKAGFHSPILIDQGTADPYLAGQLLPQVFEQACKEAGQPVTLRMQEGYNHGYYFVASFIEDHIRHHAAALCG, translated from the coding sequence ATGCCTGCCTCTCTTAATCTGATCAGCGAAAACCTTTGTTTCGGCGGAAGCGTTAACTTTTACAGCCACGAATCAGAAAGCTGTAAGGGTGAAATGCGATTTTCAATTTACTTGCCGCCTCAAGCCAAATCAAAGCCGGTGCCGGTGCTTTATTTCCTATCAGGTTTAACCTGTACGGAAGAGAACTTTATGGCAAAAGCCGGCGCACAGAAATATGCAGCCGAACATGGTTTAATGCTGGTTGTCCCGGATACCAGCCCACGCAACACCGGCATCCCCGGAGAAGATGATCAATATGATTTAGGCAGCGGCGCTGGCTTTTATCTCGATGCCACAGCCGAACCGTGGCGAGATCGCTACCAAATGTATAGCTATGTCGTTCGTGAATTGCCGGCACTCATTGCGGAAAATTTCCCAATAAAACCAGATAAACAAGGCATTTTTGGTCATTCAATGGGCGGGCATGGGGCGTTAGTTTGTGCTTTGAGAAACCCCGATCTCTACAAATCAGTTTCAGCCTTTGCGCCGATTGCCGCACCCATAAACTCTGAGTGGGGGCAAAAAGTTTTCACCCATTATTTAGGCAACGACAGGGAAAGCTGGCTTGCCTATGATGCCACTCAATTGGTAAAAAAAGCCGGTTTTCATAGCCCCATTCTTATCGATCAAGGCACCGCCGATCCGTATCTAGCGGGGCAATTGCTACCCCAAGTATTTGAGCAAGCTTGCAAAGAAGCCGGTCAACCTGTGACGTTGCGGATGCAAGAAGGTTACAATCACGGTTATTACTTTGTTGCCAGTTTTATTGAAGATCACATTCGCCATCACGCCGCCGCTTTATGCGGATAA
- a CDS encoding ester cyclase, whose protein sequence is MSSQANIELARRFIDELWNQRKYEVADELFSEDFVTHSISNEPAAWEGKGPESMKNHIKHWLVAVPDMQFTAHHVIADEGHFVIHWSAAGTNLSPFMGIPATGKPVNLLGMTIYHVKDGKIALNQTIVDSLGFLQQLEALPDNATILSQARE, encoded by the coding sequence ATGTCGAGCCAAGCTAATATTGAACTCGCCCGCCGGTTTATTGATGAACTTTGGAATCAGCGAAAATATGAAGTTGCCGACGAGCTTTTTTCTGAAGATTTTGTCACCCACTCGATTAGCAATGAACCGGCTGCTTGGGAGGGGAAAGGGCCAGAAAGTATGAAAAATCATATCAAGCACTGGTTAGTTGCGGTGCCGGATATGCAATTCACCGCCCATCATGTTATTGCTGATGAAGGGCACTTTGTGATTCACTGGAGTGCTGCCGGCACCAATTTAAGTCCGTTTATGGGAATTCCCGCAACCGGAAAACCTGTTAACTTATTGGGAATGACAATTTATCATGTTAAGGATGGAAAGATTGCCTTAAATCAGACAATTGTGGATAGCCTGGGATTCTTGCAGCAATTGGAAGCATTGCCAGATAATGCCACAATTCTTTCGCAAGCGCGAGAATGA
- a CDS encoding MFS transporter, whose protein sequence is MFESKEIMLGLAKWQFWLAQMPVDQTVDTPEEASVLFSGPQFFVALISGVVLAFAFQLLFTNLTVAAGISYLGHQSDSDDSNNRESSSLGGTINKIGKTLGIVTLITVTIALFFASLLAVKLSLISSAGLGAIVGLVIWGTYFSLLVWVSSTTVGSLIGSIVNTATSGFQSIVGTAAAAFGAKATSNQIVSTAEAAAAAVRRELGSGFDPTSLRETVEDYLGALKPPDLDIASMRQEFEKLLNDPQLRELASTTGGVPSIDRQKFVDIVSARSDLSKRDVNRIVDQLENAWKQVAGQVQQPTNGIADLVDYLKSANPADLISDKLAQRLDGLLGELRKGRQAENPSMANQALTLGFNSLMGVILGRTDLSDLDAQSILNKLKSAQEKVSDQAGKVATQVKEQTPLVPYSTIRADAENYLLNTHSWQMNSQTIQRDFRDVLYDPDADPATVRRELQSLNRPYFVEILSNRGVFTQAKIQELANELEAVRVDIIREVAASEEREKTEQLVQRVEDYVRFTGKENLTAAGIDRDFKAVLEDSDASIEQLSERFKRLDRKAFVQMLLKRQDLNREEAEQILLQLEATRDRSLTNAQELAEQANAQLVEVRQNLESYLRSTGKAELNPEGIKRDLQTLLENPQAGMWALRARLSHFDRDTLVQLLSQRQDLNEDEVNRVIDQVESSWNSVVYAPKALAGKAKEQYDQATNAIAEYLRSTGKSELNPEGIQRDINKLLNDPKAGAMALRERLAQMDRDTLVKLLSQRQDLSEAQVNQVIDSVQDTVRNILRAPRRVATRVQRQAQDFQGTLEDYLRNTGKEELNPEAIKRDLNLLLHDPKVGAYSLGERLSQFDRSTIVALLAQRPDISEAEANRIVDQIFSVREQFMQQIQKIQDSIQGVVDSILNRIRDYLNSLNRPELNYEGIRRDVRKLFYDPEAGFDALRDRLGHFNRDTLVAILSSREDISEADANRLIDQIEGARNNVLQRAEGIQMETQRRLEDVKRQAQRQAEETRKAAETASWWLFFTALISAIASAGAGALAVAG, encoded by the coding sequence ATGTTTGAAAGTAAAGAAATAATGCTGGGGTTAGCCAAATGGCAATTTTGGCTAGCTCAAATGCCGGTAGATCAAACCGTTGACACACCAGAAGAAGCATCAGTCTTGTTTTCTGGGCCGCAATTTTTTGTCGCCTTAATTTCTGGCGTCGTGCTCGCCTTTGCCTTCCAATTACTGTTCACAAATTTAACAGTCGCCGCCGGCATCTCCTACTTAGGCCATCAATCAGACTCAGACGATTCTAATAACCGGGAATCTAGCAGTCTGGGCGGCACCATTAACAAAATTGGCAAAACCCTAGGGATTGTTACCCTAATCACAGTCACCATTGCCCTATTCTTTGCCTCTTTGCTGGCAGTTAAACTCAGCCTGATCAGTAGCGCCGGCTTAGGAGCGATCGTTGGCTTAGTCATCTGGGGCACCTACTTCTCCCTGCTGGTTTGGGTAAGTTCTACCACCGTCGGTTCGTTAATTGGCTCAATCGTCAATACCGCAACCTCCGGCTTTCAATCCATTGTGGGAACCGCCGCTGCTGCCTTTGGTGCAAAAGCCACCAGCAATCAAATCGTCTCCACCGCCGAAGCCGCCGCTGCTGCCGTGCGTCGCGAGTTGGGTTCTGGGTTTGATCCCACCTCACTTCGAGAAACTGTAGAAGACTATCTCGGAGCACTGAAGCCACCGGATCTCGACATTGCATCGATGCGGCAGGAATTTGAAAAACTGCTCAACGATCCGCAACTAAGAGAACTCGCCAGCACCACTGGTGGAGTTCCCAGTATTGACCGGCAGAAATTTGTCGATATCGTCAGTGCTCGCAGCGACTTATCAAAACGCGATGTTAACCGCATCGTCGATCAGCTAGAAAATGCTTGGAAGCAAGTAGCCGGCCAAGTTCAGCAGCCGACAAACGGCATCGCCGATCTGGTTGACTACCTCAAATCTGCTAACCCAGCGGATCTGATCTCCGATAAACTCGCTCAAAGACTCGATGGACTCCTCGGCGAACTTCGCAAGGGCCGGCAAGCGGAAAACCCCAGCATGGCCAATCAGGCACTAACCTTGGGCTTCAACAGTCTGATGGGAGTGATTTTAGGCCGGACAGACCTCTCTGATTTAGATGCCCAAAGCATCTTAAATAAACTCAAATCCGCCCAAGAAAAAGTCAGCGATCAAGCGGGGAAAGTTGCCACGCAGGTGAAAGAGCAAACCCCACTCGTGCCCTACAGCACCATCCGCGCCGATGCGGAAAACTACCTTCTCAACACCCACTCCTGGCAAATGAACTCGCAAACCATACAGCGCGACTTCAGGGATGTGCTGTATGATCCAGACGCCGATCCGGCAACCGTTCGCCGGGAATTACAAAGCTTGAACCGGCCTTATTTTGTAGAAATTCTCTCCAACAGGGGCGTATTTACCCAAGCTAAAATCCAAGAACTGGCCAACGAACTCGAAGCCGTTCGGGTTGACATTATCCGCGAAGTCGCCGCCTCTGAAGAGCGAGAAAAAACCGAACAGTTGGTGCAGCGCGTGGAAGATTATGTGCGCTTCACCGGCAAAGAAAACTTAACCGCTGCTGGAATTGATCGAGACTTTAAAGCAGTCCTGGAAGATTCCGATGCCTCTATTGAACAGTTAAGCGAACGCTTCAAGCGCCTTGATCGCAAAGCCTTTGTGCAAATGCTGCTCAAGCGTCAAGACCTTAACCGGGAAGAAGCCGAGCAAATTCTGCTGCAACTCGAAGCCACCCGTGATCGTTCCCTCACCAATGCTCAAGAATTAGCTGAACAAGCCAACGCCCAATTAGTGGAAGTGCGGCAAAACCTTGAGTCTTACCTGCGTTCCACCGGCAAAGCCGAACTCAACCCGGAAGGCATCAAACGGGATCTGCAAACCCTGCTAGAGAACCCCCAAGCAGGAATGTGGGCGCTGCGTGCACGCTTATCTCACTTTGACCGCGACACTTTGGTGCAGTTGCTTTCCCAGCGCCAAGACCTCAATGAGGATGAAGTGAACCGCGTCATCGATCAGGTGGAATCAAGTTGGAATAGCGTCGTCTATGCACCCAAGGCACTTGCCGGTAAAGCCAAGGAACAGTACGACCAAGCCACCAATGCAATTGCAGAGTACCTGCGGAGCACCGGCAAGTCAGAACTCAACCCCGAAGGCATTCAGCGGGATATCAATAAACTGCTCAACGATCCCAAAGCCGGTGCAATGGCCCTGCGCGAGCGCTTGGCCCAGATGGATCGCGACACCCTCGTTAAGCTGCTGTCTCAGCGGCAAGACTTGAGCGAGGCGCAAGTCAATCAGGTGATTGACAGTGTCCAAGATACCGTTCGTAACATTCTTCGCGCACCCCGCCGCGTGGCTACGCGAGTTCAGCGACAAGCACAGGATTTTCAGGGCACTCTGGAAGATTACCTGCGGAACACCGGCAAGGAAGAACTCAACCCGGAAGCCATCAAGCGCGACCTCAATCTGTTGCTACACGACCCCAAAGTCGGTGCCTACAGTCTCGGCGAACGCCTCTCCCAGTTTGATCGTTCTACGATCGTCGCACTTCTGGCCCAGCGGCCCGATATTTCCGAGGCAGAAGCCAACCGCATTGTGGATCAAATCTTCTCGGTGCGCGAGCAGTTTATGCAGCAAATTCAGAAAATCCAAGATAGCATCCAAGGTGTTGTTGACAGCATCTTGAATCGAATTCGGGATTATCTGAATTCTCTAAACCGGCCTGAACTCAACTATGAGGGCATCCGACGGGACGTTCGCAAGTTGTTTTATGACCCGGAAGCTGGGTTTGATGCCTTGCGTGATCGCCTCGGCCACTTCAATCGGGATACCTTAGTGGCAATTCTCAGTTCCCGTGAGGATATTTCTGAAGCTGACGCCAACCGGCTCATCGATCAAATTGAAGGGGCGCGAAATAACGTGCTGCAACGGGCTGAAGGTATCCAAATGGAAACTCAGCGTCGCTTGGAGGACGTGAAGCGTCAGGCGCAACGGCAAGCGGAAGAAACCCGCAAAGCTGCTGAAACAGCGTCTTGGTGGCTGTTTTTCACGGCCCTGATTTCTGCTATTGCCTCGGCAGGTGCCGGTGCTTTAGCGGTTGCCGGTTAA
- a CDS encoding DUF2231 domain-containing protein, translated as METSERNTAPYPNIPPVIETHDSEYNDTGIPSTVAIAGHPLHPAIVLFPIAFLVGALGSDLGYWLTNDPFWARASFWLIGVGFAAGILAAITGFLDFFKIKRVRDRSAGWIHMACNVVVMVLSLVSLVLRMGDPVGPIIPWGLGISVVVATLLGISGWFGGELSFRHKIGVIGKSREHHS; from the coding sequence ATGGAAACTTCTGAACGCAATACAGCCCCTTATCCCAATATCCCACCCGTCATTGAAACGCATGATAGCGAATATAATGACACGGGCATTCCCAGTACGGTTGCGATTGCTGGACATCCGCTCCATCCCGCTATTGTTCTCTTCCCGATCGCGTTTCTCGTTGGGGCGCTGGGAAGCGATCTGGGTTACTGGTTAACAAATGACCCCTTCTGGGCAAGAGCTTCTTTTTGGCTAATTGGTGTAGGCTTTGCCGCCGGAATTTTAGCAGCAATCACCGGCTTTCTAGACTTCTTTAAAATTAAAAGAGTTCGGGATCGCAGCGCCGGCTGGATTCACATGGCCTGCAACGTTGTGGTTATGGTGTTATCGCTCGTTAGCTTGGTGCTGCGTATGGGCGACCCAGTTGGTCCAATTATCCCTTGGGGTCTAGGGATCTCAGTGGTTGTGGCAACATTGTTGGGCATTAGCGGCTGGTTTGGCGGCGAACTGAGTTTCCGGCACAAAATTGGCGTGATTGGAAAGAGTCGGGAACATCACTCCTAA